Proteins encoded in a region of the Armatimonadota bacterium genome:
- the trmFO gene encoding methylenetetrahydrofolate--tRNA-(uracil-5-)-methyltransferase TrmFO — MAKTHLTIIGGGFAGSEAAWAAANAGVPVRLYEMRPVCQTPVHQTAYLAEPVCSNSFKSNLITTASGLLKWEMRQLGSVVLECAEEVAVPAGEALAVDRELFAQKVTEKLEAHPLIEIVRQEVTDIPSDRPLIIATGPLTSDSLAQAISRLTGSQRLYFYDAVAPIVDALTLNMERIFVASRYGKGDAAYLNCPMTREEYEAFVDALLSAETIQPHDFEEPRYFEGCLPIEEIAARGRDALRFSRFKPVGLIDPRTGKRPYAVLQLRQENLQGTLYGLVGCQTRMKWGEQKRVFRLIPGLENAEFVRYGVMHRNTYIHSPTLLEPTLQLRSDAGIFFAGQITGVEGYIESAMCGIVAGMNAARVVQGMPLVVLPPDTMMGALLDYISHYAGKDFQPMNANFGLLPEPEPPVRDRQARIAAKVERAQRSLREFLDGVCR, encoded by the coding sequence GTGGCAAAAACACACCTCACCATCATTGGAGGCGGTTTTGCAGGTTCGGAGGCGGCATGGGCGGCGGCAAACGCCGGCGTGCCTGTTCGCCTTTACGAGATGCGCCCGGTGTGCCAGACGCCGGTGCATCAGACCGCGTACCTCGCCGAGCCGGTCTGCTCGAACTCTTTCAAATCCAACCTGATTACTACTGCCTCAGGTTTGCTGAAATGGGAGATGAGGCAGCTTGGCTCGGTAGTGCTGGAATGCGCCGAAGAAGTAGCTGTGCCTGCTGGCGAAGCGTTGGCGGTAGACCGTGAACTGTTCGCCCAGAAGGTCACGGAGAAGTTGGAGGCGCATCCGCTGATAGAAATCGTACGGCAAGAGGTGACTGACATCCCCTCTGACCGTCCGCTGATTATCGCCACCGGTCCGCTTACCTCTGACTCTCTGGCACAGGCGATAAGCAGGCTCACCGGCAGTCAACGCCTTTACTTCTACGATGCAGTCGCGCCTATCGTGGACGCCCTGACGTTGAACATGGAACGTATCTTCGTTGCTTCCCGCTACGGCAAGGGCGACGCCGCCTACCTGAACTGCCCCATGACGCGCGAGGAGTACGAAGCCTTCGTAGACGCCCTGCTATCGGCGGAGACCATACAACCGCACGATTTCGAGGAGCCACGCTACTTCGAAGGCTGCCTGCCCATTGAAGAGATTGCGGCGCGAGGCAGGGACGCGCTGCGCTTCAGCCGTTTCAAGCCAGTGGGCTTGATAGACCCGCGCACGGGCAAACGCCCGTACGCAGTGCTGCAGCTGCGTCAGGAGAATCTGCAGGGCACGTTGTACGGGCTGGTCGGTTGCCAGACACGCATGAAGTGGGGCGAGCAGAAACGCGTCTTCCGTCTGATTCCGGGTCTGGAAAATGCGGAGTTCGTGCGCTACGGCGTCATGCATCGCAATACCTACATTCACTCCCCTACCCTGTTGGAGCCGACCCTGCAGCTACGCTCAGACGCGGGCATCTTTTTCGCAGGGCAAATTACCGGTGTGGAAGGCTACATCGAGAGCGCGATGTGCGGCATCGTTGCCGGGATGAACGCTGCGCGGGTGGTACAGGGGATGCCGCTAGTGGTTTTACCGCCAGACACCATGATGGGTGCACTGCTGGACTATATTAGCCACTACGCTGGCAAGGACTTCCAGCCGATGAACGCGAATTTCGGCTTGCTACCGGAGCCAGAACCGCCCGTGCGTGACCGCCAGGCACGCATCGCTGCAAAGGTGGAACGGGCGCAACGGTCGCTGAGGGAGTTTCTCGATGGAGTCTGCCGATAA
- a CDS encoding 1-carboxy-3-chloro-3,4-dihydroxycyclo hexa-1,5-diene dehydrogenase yields the protein MKRIRVGAIGTGGIFRGAHLSAYPDLPSCQLVALCDVSEQSLAAAERRMKELYEQKAQQAEERGDKETAARLKQDLKEVKRYQDVQTMLKETQLDLVDICTQPNLHAPMAIAALEAGVHVMCEKPMARTWLECMRVVETVQRTGRLYQHNENWLWDPFYYTAKKLIDAGWIGEPVMMFLATAHGGPEGNPNFWNAETGGGGSLLDNGIHAVGASWYLSGMEKRPTIVKAAEPIGITIRMPQRILSGQFQQVQVEDDGHILIRFEHPQTGAWSTAHVEGSWSHRDSPDTVIIGTMGTIRFTHEDDRRIVVVEDATGSCRRVEATGPTWEYWPSSFYGEIRNMVECVRKGVRSISDEHFGAECSAIVGAAYLSQKRGKRAVTLTEFKRFANDIYRRYPDSADTELISRLLP from the coding sequence GTGAAACGCATTCGGGTTGGAGCCATCGGAACGGGGGGCATCTTTCGCGGGGCGCATCTTTCCGCCTATCCTGACCTGCCTTCCTGCCAGCTGGTGGCTCTGTGTGATGTTTCGGAGCAGAGTCTAGCCGCTGCCGAGCGGCGCATGAAGGAGCTGTATGAGCAGAAAGCACAACAGGCGGAGGAACGCGGCGATAAGGAGACTGCCGCACGCCTCAAGCAAGACCTCAAAGAGGTGAAGCGGTATCAGGATGTGCAGACGATGTTGAAAGAGACGCAGCTGGATTTGGTGGACATCTGCACGCAGCCCAACCTGCACGCGCCAATGGCGATTGCCGCGCTGGAGGCGGGGGTGCATGTGATGTGTGAGAAGCCGATGGCGCGCACATGGCTGGAGTGTATGCGTGTGGTGGAAACCGTTCAGCGCACGGGTAGGCTCTACCAGCATAACGAAAACTGGTTGTGGGACCCCTTCTATTACACCGCAAAGAAGCTGATTGACGCCGGGTGGATTGGCGAACCGGTGATGATGTTTCTGGCTACCGCGCACGGCGGACCCGAAGGCAACCCCAACTTCTGGAACGCCGAAACGGGCGGTGGCGGTTCCCTGCTGGATAACGGCATTCATGCTGTCGGCGCGTCGTGGTATCTGTCGGGGATGGAAAAACGTCCGACCATCGTCAAAGCCGCCGAGCCGATAGGCATCACTATCCGCATGCCTCAGCGTATCCTGTCGGGGCAGTTCCAGCAGGTGCAGGTGGAGGACGATGGGCATATCCTCATTCGCTTCGAGCATCCGCAGACAGGCGCATGGAGCACCGCGCACGTGGAAGGCTCGTGGAGCCATCGCGACTCGCCCGATACGGTGATTATCGGCACGATGGGCACTATCCGCTTCACCCACGAGGACGACCGGCGTATTGTGGTGGTAGAGGACGCCACAGGGAGCTGTCGTCGTGTGGAGGCGACCGGACCCACGTGGGAATACTGGCCTTCCTCTTTCTACGGTGAGATACGCAACATGGTGGAATGTGTGCGGAAGGGCGTGCGCTCTATCAGCGACGAACACTTCGGGGCGGAGTGTTCCGCTATTGTGGGCGCAGCGTATCTCTCGCAGAAGCGGGGCAAGCGCGCGGTCACGCTGACGGAGTTCAAACGCTTCGCGAACGACATCTACCGCCGTTATCCTGACTCGGCGGACACGGAGCTCATCAGCCGCCTGCTGCCCTGA
- the rhaA gene encoding L-rhamnose isomerase: MTMPRLDSKMIEHHYQHAREVYAAYGVDTDKVLEQMKTVSISLHCWQGDDVGGFENPEGELGGGLAVTGNYPGKARTPDELRADLLKAYSLIPGKHRLNLHAFYVDYPEKVERNQLQPKHFQSWIDWSKEHGIPLDFNGTFFAHPLASNGWTLASADSGVRQFWIEHAIACRKIAEAMGKAQGSPCIHNLWIPDGEKDLPADRWAPRQRLKESLDAIYKEPLDRQYVKDAVESKLFGIGSESYVAGSWEFYLPYAVKRGLLICIDTGHFHPTEQIADKISAVLLFLPEILLHVSRGIRWDSDHVVILNDETRSIAEEIVRGDALHRVHIGLDYFDASINRVAAWIIGTRAMLKALLIALLEPTQTLKDLEASGDRTARLALMEELKTLPYSAVWDYYCEAQGVPAGAAWLEEVRRYEREVLAKR, translated from the coding sequence ATGACCATGCCCAGGCTGGACAGCAAGATGATCGAGCACCACTATCAACACGCGAGAGAGGTGTACGCCGCCTACGGTGTGGATACCGATAAGGTGCTGGAACAGATGAAGACGGTTTCCATCTCCCTACACTGCTGGCAGGGGGATGATGTGGGCGGCTTTGAAAACCCGGAAGGGGAATTAGGTGGCGGACTGGCGGTAACCGGCAACTACCCCGGCAAAGCGCGTACCCCGGACGAGCTCCGCGCCGACCTGCTGAAGGCGTACAGCCTTATCCCCGGCAAGCATCGCCTGAACCTGCACGCCTTCTATGTGGACTATCCCGAGAAAGTGGAGCGTAACCAGCTGCAGCCCAAGCACTTCCAGAGCTGGATAGACTGGTCGAAAGAGCATGGCATCCCGCTGGATTTCAACGGCACGTTCTTTGCCCATCCCTTAGCCAGCAACGGCTGGACGCTGGCGAGCGCAGATAGCGGGGTGCGACAGTTCTGGATAGAGCACGCCATCGCCTGCCGCAAAATCGCCGAGGCGATGGGCAAAGCGCAGGGTAGCCCATGCATCCACAACCTGTGGATACCCGATGGCGAGAAAGACCTTCCCGCCGACCGCTGGGCGCCGCGCCAGAGGCTGAAAGAATCGCTGGACGCCATTTACAAAGAGCCGCTGGACAGGCAATACGTCAAAGACGCCGTCGAGTCCAAACTGTTCGGCATCGGCTCAGAATCGTATGTCGCGGGGTCATGGGAGTTCTATCTGCCTTATGCGGTGAAGCGCGGATTGCTGATATGCATCGACACTGGGCACTTCCACCCTACCGAGCAGATTGCGGACAAAATCTCGGCGGTACTGCTGTTCCTGCCGGAGATACTCCTGCACGTGAGCCGGGGCATCCGCTGGGATAGCGACCACGTGGTGATACTCAACGACGAAACCCGCTCCATCGCCGAGGAGATTGTGCGCGGAGATGCATTGCACCGCGTGCATATTGGGCTGGACTACTTCGACGCCAGCATCAACCGGGTGGCGGCGTGGATAATCGGCACGCGAGCGATGCTGAAAGCACTGTTGATCGCCCTGCTGGAGCCAACGCAAACACTTAAGGATCTGGAAGCCTCCGGCGACCGCACCGCTCGCCTGGCGCTGATGGAAGAGCTGAAGACCCTGCCCTATAGCGCGGTGTGGGATTACTACTGCGAGGCGCAAGGCGTGCCCGCTGGCGCAGCATGGCTGGAAGAGGTGCGCCGCTACGAGCGCGAAGTGCTGGCGAAGCGATAG
- a CDS encoding glycosyl transferase, giving the protein MFAPTSELRGGMSSFLYLLLHSAPDDVQIQHVPTWSEGFALRRFAFFAIALLRLLFLGVVRRADLVHLHFAKGGSVWRKFFLARIARLFRLPTLLHAHSGAFPDFYHSQSEWRKQWIAHTARSASRLIVLSEQWKRYYREALGVAEAQIEVLPNPVKLPAVLPDRSGREVVTFIFLGKIDENKGAHRLIEAVSLLPATVRQRARFILAGHGAVEVARQQANELNLPQVAVLGWVEPDRRETLLAEGDVLVLPSLREGLPMSILEAMSWGLPVITTPVGGIPEFVHDGVNGLLVPPTDIPALSSAIQRLIEDERLRLQMGANARASVEHLDIHHYWQQLLHIYRIVSQVNE; this is encoded by the coding sequence ATGTTTGCTCCCACCTCGGAACTTCGCGGGGGGATGTCGTCGTTCCTGTACCTGTTGCTGCACTCCGCTCCCGATGACGTCCAGATACAACACGTTCCCACATGGAGTGAGGGGTTTGCTCTCAGGCGGTTCGCCTTTTTTGCAATCGCTCTGCTGCGCCTGTTGTTCCTGGGCGTCGTGCGAAGGGCAGATCTCGTTCACCTGCACTTCGCCAAAGGGGGCAGTGTGTGGCGCAAGTTCTTTCTGGCGCGTATAGCACGCCTGTTTCGTCTTCCGACGTTGCTACACGCCCACAGCGGCGCCTTCCCCGATTTCTACCACTCGCAAAGCGAGTGGCGCAAGCAGTGGATAGCGCACACTGCACGGAGTGCGTCGCGTCTGATTGTGCTATCGGAACAGTGGAAGCGATACTATCGGGAGGCACTTGGCGTTGCGGAGGCACAGATTGAGGTACTTCCTAACCCGGTAAAATTGCCCGCAGTGTTGCCAGACCGCTCGGGTAGAGAGGTGGTCACCTTCATTTTTCTAGGAAAGATCGATGAAAACAAAGGGGCACACCGCCTCATAGAGGCAGTTTCGTTGTTGCCCGCAACGGTGCGCCAGCGTGCTCGCTTTATACTGGCTGGTCATGGTGCGGTTGAGGTAGCCAGACAGCAAGCGAACGAGCTGAACTTGCCTCAGGTGGCAGTCTTGGGTTGGGTGGAGCCAGATAGACGAGAGACACTTCTGGCAGAGGGAGACGTGCTTGTGCTACCCTCCTTGCGCGAGGGGTTACCGATGAGCATTCTGGAAGCCATGAGCTGGGGGTTGCCGGTCATCACGACGCCGGTGGGCGGAATACCAGAGTTCGTGCACGATGGAGTGAATGGATTACTTGTGCCACCGACGGACATCCCTGCGCTATCCAGCGCAATACAGCGGCTTATCGAGGACGAGCGCCTGCGCCTGCAAATGGGCGCCAATGCCCGTGCCAGTGTGGAGCATCTGGACATTCATCATTACTGGCAGCAGCTATTACACATCTACCGTATCGTATCGCAGGTTAACGAATAG
- a CDS encoding protein frxA, with product MTRKARTLVLALGNDLLGDDSVGLEAARQIAEQVDGSVDVVESGEAGLALLELLEGYERALLIDSVVTGRYPPGTILEFSPEQFRRVIAPSPHYAGLPEVLEMARRLNLAFPKDIRILAMEVLNPYEFHIGFSSPVQEALPRLVHRALQILRPGDVCAGS from the coding sequence ATGACACGCAAAGCGCGCACGCTGGTGCTGGCACTCGGCAACGACCTGCTCGGTGACGACAGTGTAGGGCTGGAGGCAGCACGCCAGATTGCCGAGCAGGTAGACGGTTCGGTAGACGTGGTGGAGAGTGGGGAAGCGGGGCTCGCTCTGCTGGAACTGCTGGAGGGGTACGAGCGGGCGCTGTTGATAGACTCGGTTGTGACAGGGCGCTATCCGCCGGGTACGATACTGGAGTTCTCACCAGAGCAATTCCGTCGGGTGATAGCGCCCTCGCCTCACTACGCCGGCTTGCCTGAAGTGCTGGAGATGGCTCGCCGTTTGAATCTGGCGTTCCCCAAAGACATCCGCATCCTCGCTATGGAGGTGCTGAACCCCTACGAGTTCCACATCGGCTTCTCATCGCCGGTACAGGAGGCGCTGCCCCGTCTGGTGCATCGGGCTTTGCAGATTCTGAGACCAGGGGATGTCTGTGCGGGCTCCTGA
- a CDS encoding F420-non-reducing hydrogenase subunit A, selenocysteine-containing → MDESIQTVWNEAQTRANEAYTAQRRRITVDPITRLEGHGKIDIFLNEQGEVERAYFQVPELRGFEVFSLGRPAEDMPQITSRICGVCPTAHHMASTKALDDLYHVEPPSPAKKLRELVYNVFMLEDHALHVYVLGGPDFIVGPDAPPEMRNVLGVIQTVGIDIGKRVISTRRRLREFIAYLGGKVVHPVLGLPGGVAKGIAPEDLPQFQQLAKDGLEFALFTLQVFKDVVLKNPAYMDLITSDTYTHRTYYMGLVDEQNRVNFYDGKIRVVSPEGKEYAKFAAQAYLDYIAEHVEPWSYVKFCYLRGVGWKGFTDGVESGIYSVAPLARLNASDGMATPEAQKAYEEFFNTFGHKPVHHTLANHWARVIEMVYAAERINEIINDPEITSQNLRVIPTATPTVGVGVVEAPRGTLFHHYETDEKGILRRVNLIVATQNNSARMAMSVEKAAKGLIRAGEVSEGLLNKVEMAFRAYDPCHACATHSLPGQMPLVLTVYNPRGEVIHQQRR, encoded by the coding sequence ATGGACGAGAGTATTCAGACCGTTTGGAACGAAGCGCAGACCCGCGCGAACGAGGCGTACACCGCTCAGCGTCGGCGCATTACGGTAGACCCCATTACCCGTCTGGAAGGACACGGCAAGATAGATATCTTCCTCAACGAGCAGGGCGAGGTAGAACGCGCCTACTTCCAGGTACCCGAGCTGCGTGGATTCGAGGTATTCTCCCTCGGGCGACCGGCAGAGGATATGCCCCAGATTACCAGCCGTATCTGCGGGGTATGCCCCACAGCGCACCACATGGCGTCCACCAAAGCGCTGGATGACCTGTACCATGTGGAGCCGCCTTCGCCCGCGAAGAAACTACGCGAACTGGTGTACAACGTCTTCATGCTGGAAGACCACGCTCTGCACGTGTACGTGCTTGGCGGTCCCGACTTCATCGTCGGTCCCGATGCGCCGCCCGAGATGCGTAACGTGCTGGGCGTTATCCAGACAGTGGGCATAGACATCGGCAAGCGAGTTATCTCCACCCGTCGGCGTCTGCGCGAGTTCATCGCCTATCTGGGCGGCAAAGTGGTGCATCCCGTGCTGGGATTACCCGGCGGCGTGGCGAAGGGTATTGCCCCCGAAGACCTGCCCCAGTTCCAGCAGCTTGCCAAAGACGGGTTGGAGTTCGCGCTGTTCACGCTGCAGGTGTTCAAGGATGTGGTACTGAAGAACCCCGCCTACATGGATCTGATTACGTCCGACACCTATACGCACCGCACCTACTACATGGGACTGGTAGACGAGCAGAACCGCGTGAACTTCTATGACGGCAAGATACGGGTGGTCTCGCCGGAAGGCAAAGAGTACGCCAAGTTCGCCGCGCAGGCGTATCTGGATTACATCGCCGAGCATGTAGAGCCCTGGAGCTACGTCAAGTTCTGCTACCTGAGAGGCGTTGGCTGGAAGGGGTTTACCGACGGTGTGGAGAGCGGTATCTATTCGGTGGCGCCGTTGGCACGCTTGAACGCCTCCGACGGCATGGCGACGCCCGAGGCGCAGAAGGCATACGAGGAGTTCTTCAACACCTTCGGGCACAAGCCCGTGCACCACACGCTGGCGAATCACTGGGCGCGTGTGATCGAAATGGTGTACGCCGCCGAGCGCATCAACGAGATCATCAATGACCCTGAAATCACCAGCCAGAACCTGCGCGTGATACCCACCGCTACCCCAACGGTAGGCGTAGGGGTAGTGGAAGCGCCTCGCGGCACGCTGTTCCACCACTACGAGACCGATGAGAAAGGCATCCTGCGTCGGGTGAACCTCATCGTCGCTACGCAGAACAACTCCGCGCGCATGGCGATGAGCGTGGAGAAGGCGGCGAAGGGGCTGATACGCGCCGGCGAGGTGTCCGAAGGGTTGTTGAACAAAGTGGAGATGGCGTTCCGGGCGTATGACCCCTGCCACGCCTGCGCGACGCACTCCCTGCCCGGGCAGATGCCGCTGGTGTTGACCGTCTACAACCCTCGCGGGGAGGTTATCCACCAGCAGAGGCGATGA